The Kitasatospora sp. NBC_00374 genome has a segment encoding these proteins:
- a CDS encoding ABC transporter ATP-binding protein yields the protein MSTVTRTREGEVAAFRNVSKSYGRVSAVSGLDLVLRPGETVALLGPNGAGKSSTLDLLLGLREPDHGSVSLFGAGPRAAIEAGRVGAMLQSGGLMNDVKVRELVRFACAVHPRGHRAEQVLSDAGITELADRRVDRLSGGQEQRVRFALAIAGANDLIVLDEPTTGMDVSVRQAFWATMRAQAEAGRTVLFATHYLEEADSIADRVLVLHKGRLIADGTSAEIKAKAGARRIGFELHPADGPFEESVLRALPGTVGLDVTGPAGGVRTVRIRTTDADAGVAGLYRAGLYPRGLEVTGLGLEQAFLTITGEKDARDTDTAEESAR from the coding sequence GTACGGTGACACGGACACGCGAGGGCGAGGTCGCCGCGTTCCGCAACGTCAGCAAGAGCTACGGCCGGGTCAGCGCCGTCAGCGGACTCGACCTGGTCCTGCGGCCCGGTGAGACGGTGGCGCTGCTCGGCCCCAACGGCGCGGGCAAGTCCAGCACCCTGGACCTGCTGCTCGGCCTGCGCGAGCCCGACCACGGCAGCGTCTCGCTGTTCGGCGCCGGCCCCAGGGCCGCGATCGAGGCCGGCCGGGTCGGCGCGATGCTGCAGAGCGGCGGCCTGATGAACGACGTCAAGGTCCGCGAACTGGTCAGGTTCGCCTGCGCCGTCCACCCGCGCGGCCACCGGGCCGAGCAGGTGCTGAGCGACGCGGGCATCACCGAGCTCGCCGACCGCAGGGTCGACAGGCTCTCCGGCGGCCAGGAACAGCGGGTGCGGTTCGCGCTGGCGATCGCCGGCGCCAACGACCTGATCGTGCTGGACGAGCCGACCACCGGGATGGACGTCTCCGTCCGGCAGGCCTTCTGGGCCACCATGCGGGCCCAGGCCGAGGCCGGCCGCACGGTGCTGTTCGCCACCCACTACCTGGAGGAGGCGGACTCGATCGCCGACCGGGTGCTGGTGCTGCACAAGGGCCGGCTGATCGCCGACGGCACCTCCGCCGAGATCAAGGCCAAGGCCGGCGCCCGCCGGATCGGCTTCGAACTGCACCCCGCGGACGGCCCGTTCGAGGAGTCCGTGCTGCGCGCACTGCCGGGCACCGTCGGCCTGGACGTGACCGGGCCGGCCGGCGGCGTGCGGACGGTGCGGATCCGCACCACGGACGCCGACGCGGGCGTCGCCGGCCTCTACCGGGCCGGGCTGTACCCGCGCGGACTGGAGGTCACCGGGCTGGGCCTGGAGCAGGCCTTCCTGACCATCACAGGCGAGAAGGACGCCAGGGACACCGACACCGCCGAGGAGAGCGCGCGATGA
- a CDS encoding ABC transporter permease, translated as MTTLIQLEIMRTLRNKRYLMFTLLYPGLLYVFFISAYSGGTVAGGVSAKSYFMVSMATFGAVGAVLTGSAQRISLERRSGWVRQLRLTALPGRAYTLGKIASCAVTTLPAIAVVFAIGAIEGVSLSAAQWLGLALALWLGSFVFAALGVALGYAAEPDAVQPVVMIVYMLMALFGGTWFPVSDSLKAFARFNPVYLYNELASFVQPGQSLNTGAVAGLAGFLAVFVAAAAYLYRKDSRTA; from the coding sequence ATGACCACCCTGATCCAGCTGGAGATCATGCGCACCCTGCGCAACAAGCGGTACCTGATGTTCACCCTGCTCTACCCGGGGCTGCTCTACGTCTTCTTCATCAGCGCCTACAGCGGCGGCACGGTGGCCGGCGGGGTGAGCGCGAAGAGCTACTTCATGGTCTCGATGGCCACCTTCGGCGCGGTCGGCGCGGTGCTCACCGGCTCCGCGCAGCGGATCTCGCTGGAGCGCAGGAGCGGCTGGGTCCGCCAGCTGCGGCTGACCGCGCTGCCCGGCCGGGCGTACACCCTGGGCAAGATCGCCTCCTGCGCCGTCACCACGCTGCCCGCGATCGCCGTGGTCTTCGCGATCGGCGCGATCGAGGGGGTCTCGCTGTCCGCCGCGCAGTGGCTCGGTCTGGCCCTGGCGCTGTGGCTGGGCAGCTTCGTCTTCGCCGCGCTCGGCGTGGCCCTCGGCTACGCGGCCGAGCCGGACGCGGTGCAGCCCGTGGTGATGATCGTCTACATGCTGATGGCGCTGTTCGGCGGCACCTGGTTCCCGGTCTCCGACTCGCTGAAGGCCTTCGCCCGGTTCAACCCGGTGTACCTCTACAACGAGCTGGCCTCCTTCGTGCAGCCCGGGCAGTCGCTGAACACCGGTGCGGTGGCCGGGCTGGCCGGGTTCCTCGCCGTGTTCGTGGCCGCCGCGGCGTACCTGTACCGCAAGGACAGCAGGACGGCATGA